A part of Arachis hypogaea cultivar Tifrunner chromosome 12, arahy.Tifrunner.gnm2.J5K5, whole genome shotgun sequence genomic DNA contains:
- the LOC112728477 gene encoding protein SLOW WALKER 1 produces the protein MAEPLHSSQPKTFPVKPKLKPKPRTQNQTPESKYWSSFKNTQIQNLISVPSLTFSPSSPHPFAAAHSATVSIYKPQNDPLDSPTTTITSFKDVVSSLSFRSDGRLLAAGDLSGLVQVFDVGGGSAAARSALRRLRSHVRPVRFVHYPKLQRLRVISAGDDALVKVWDVAAGDSPVMELRGHRDYVRCGDSSPVNADTFITGSYDHTVKLWDVRVGDSKPAIEVNHGNPVEDVVFLPAGGMVATAGGNSVKFWDLISGGKLVCSMEGHNKTVTSLCVGRIGSGSDEELNQFRVLSVGLDGYMKVFDYSSMKVTHSMRFPAPLLSVAYSPDCKTRVIGTSNGIIYVGKRKIKEEEIEGRVSEKSLFWRIRPLEHTEKKVFRPSHFRYFQRGQGEKPSEGDYLIMRPKKEKLREHDKLLKNFRHGEALVSVLEGKNPGNVLAVMEELVSRKKLMVCVSNLDAEKLKLLLVFLRKYCTVPRYSGLLMGLARKVLEMRVDEIRGSEALRAHIRNLKRSIEEEIKIQQSLQEIQGIISPLLKIAGRR, from the coding sequence ATGGCGGAACCACTACATTCTTCCCAACCGAAAACCTTCCCCGTCAAGCCTAAACTAAAACCCAAACCCAGAACCCAAAATCAAACCCCAGAATCAAAGTACTGGTCCTCCTTCAAGAACACTCAGATTCAAAACCTCATCTCAGTTCCTTCCCTCACATTCTCCCCTTCCTCTCCTCACCCCTTCGCCGCCGCACACTCCGCCACCGTCTCAATCTACAAACCCCAAAACGACCCCCTCGATTCGCCAACCACTACCATCACCTCCTTCAAGGACGTCGTCAGCTCCCTTTCGTTTCGATCCGACGGCCGCCTCCTAGCCGCCGGCGACCTCTCCGGCCTCGTCCAGGTCTTTGACGTCGGCGGGGGATCTGCCGCCGCACGCTCCGCCCTCCGCCGCCTCAGGTCGCACGTACGCCCGGTCAGGTTTGTTCACTACCCGAAACTCCAACGTCTCCGAGTTATCTCCGCCGGCGATGATGCACTTGTGAAGGTGTGGGACGTCGCCGCTGGTGATTCTCCGGTGATGGAGCTACGCGGCCACCGGGATTACGTCCGGTGCGGAGATTCCTCTCCGGTGAACGCCGATACTTTTATCACCGGTTCCTATGATCACACGGTGAAGCTTTGGGATGTTAGGGTTGGGGATTCGAAACCGGCGATTGAGGTGAATCATGGAAATCCGGTGGAGGATGTTGTGTTCTTGCCGGCGGGAGGGATGGTTGCCACCGCAGGTGGGAATTCGGTGAAATTTTGGGACTTGATCTCCGGTGGGAAGCTCGTGTGTTCCATGGAAGGACACAACAAAACGGTTACTTCGTTATGTGTTGGAAGAATTGGAAGTGGTTCTGATGAGGAATTGAATCAATTTAGGGTTTTGAGTGTTGGGTTAGATGGGTACATGAAAGTGTTTGATTATTCATCAATGAAGGTTACACATTCAATGAGGTTCCCTGCGCCACTTTTATCTGTTGCTTATTCACCAGATTGTAAAACTAGGGTTATTGGAACCTCTAATGGGATCATATATGTTGGGAAGAGGAAGATTAAGGAAGAGGAAATCGAAGGCAGGGTTAGTGAAAAGAGCTTGTTTTGGAGGATTAGGCCTTTGGAGCACACTGAGAAGAAGGTTTTCCGGCCCTCGCATTTTAGGTACTTTCAGAGGGGGCAAGGTGAGAAACCCTCCGAAGGCGATTACTTGATTATGAGGCCGAAGAAGGAGAAGCTTCGCGAGCACGATAAACTTTTGAAGAACTTTAGGCATGGGGAAGCTCTGGTTTCAGTATTGGAGGGGAAAAATCCCGGGAATGTTTTGGCTGTGATGGAGGAACTAGTTTCAAGGAAGAAGCTAATGGTGTGCGTTTCGAATTTGGATGCAGAGAAGCTGAAGTTGTTGCTGGTGTTCTTGAGGAAGTATTGCACTGTGCCTAGATATTCCGGCTTGTTGATGGGGTTGGCAAGGAAGGTTCTCGAAATGAGAGTCGATGAAATTAGAGGCTCTGAAGCTCTCAGGGCTCATATCCGAAATCTCAAACGGTCTATAGAGGAGGAGATAAAGATTCAGCAGTCATTGCAAGAGATTCAGGGTATAATATCTCCTTTGTTGAAGATTGCAGGAAGGAGATAA